The following coding sequences lie in one Liolophura sinensis isolate JHLJ2023 chromosome 4, CUHK_Ljap_v2, whole genome shotgun sequence genomic window:
- the LOC135464540 gene encoding uncharacterized protein LOC135464540, translated as MILQLRQYFGGMYCFLSEEETEYLLKGGSAAPKQGGSAAPKQSGSAAPNGSASTAPERSGSGAQTVNSSVDNPGVCPMSAVDISAGCALESVTSCIDDSSCALNQKCCLQGCSFRCVTITSMARATSMARVRSRQRAQGRSRFSTSSTSLFCPASPRGAFSNGCGGMKSCTANNDCEGNQRCCYFPCGKVCVNPVSIVGLSNEKEMRARTATAANATVSANASASAGAASAGAASAAKDGVCPTMATNFTVAEAVACSVDSECSGAMKCCAHGRGFGCMDPITVMSLPSALMGTRMQVRHNGGSERDVLRSRAVCPNVDFDPGMACGTACEMDNNCGDSQLCCPVGNCQECENPVISQAFVNARPGICPSFSPDIDTNCVVECNMDNDCEVDGMKCCSVGCAKKCVNPIATMAPTTKAGTCPAIPAARSVRHATGSHSFNRARGRNFHSVRTKVAPNNCGFHRFSNCRVDSDCRGDSKCCRNSCGGMRCMWPV; from the exons atgatacttcagttgcgacagtactttggcggcatgtaCTGTTTTCTCTCTGAAGAGGAGACAGAATATTTGCTGA AGGGCGGAAGTGCTGCACCAAAACAGGGCGGAAGTGCTGCACCAAAACAGAGCGGCAGCGCTGCACCAAATGGAAGCGCAAGTACTGCACCAGAAAGGAGCGGAAGTGGAGCACAAACGGTCAACTCCTCTGTCGATAACCCTGGTGTATGCCCCATGTCAGCCGTCGACATTTCGGCGGGATGTGCCCTTGAAAGTGTCACTTCCTGCATCGACGATTCCTCTTGTGCCCTTAACCAAAAATGTTGTCTCCAAGGCTGCAGTTTTCGATGCGTGACCATCACATCCATGGCGAGAGCGACATCCATGGCAAGAGTGAGGTCTCGTCAGCGTGCGCAGGGGCGAAGTCGATTCTCAACATCTAGCACGTCTCTCTTCTGTCCAGCATCGCCACGCGGTGCCTTTTCGAACGGCTGCGGTGGCATGAAATCCTGTACAGCCAACAACGACTGCGAAGGTAATCAGAGGTGCTGCTATTTTccttgtggaaaagtttgtgtgAATCCAGTATCGATAGTGGGCCTGTCGAACGAAAAAGAAATGAGAGCCAGAACAGCTACTGCAGCCAACGCCACTGTCAGCGCCAACGCTTCGGCGTCTGCTGGCGCAGCCTCTGCTGGCGCAGCCTCTGCGGCAAAGGACGGCGTTTGCCCTACCATGGCCACCAACTTCACTGTCGCTGAAGCCGTCGCGTGTTCTGTTGACTCCGAGTGCTCGGGCGCAATGAAATGTTGCGCACACGGGAGAGGTTTTGGCTGCATGGATCCCATCACCGTCATGTCACTTCCATCCGCATTGATGGGCACGAGAATGCAGGTGCGACACAATGGGGGGAGCGAGAGAGACGTGCTGCGATCGCGCGCAGTGTGCCCGAATGTTGATTTTGACCCGGGCATGGCGTGCGGCACGGCGTGCGAAATGGACAACAACTGTGGGGACTCTCAGCTATGCTGTCCAGTGGGCAATTGTCAGGAATGTGAAAATCCAGTCATCAGCCAGGCTTTTGTCAACGCTCGCCCTGGAATTTGTCCGTCTTTCTCACCGGACATCGACACGAACTGCGTTGTCGAATGCAACATGGACAATGACTGTGAGGTGGACGGCATGAAATGCTGTTCCGTTGGCTGTGCCAAGAAGTGCGTCAACCCCATTGCGACAATGGCGCCAACAACCAAAGCTGGAACTTGCCCAGCTATCCCAGCGGCGCGTTCTGTCCGACACGCCACCGGAAGTCATAGCTTCAACCGTGCTCGAGGAAGAAACTTTCATAGCGTACGCACAAAGGTTGCTCCAAATAACTGCGGTTTTCACAGGTTCAGCAACTGTCGTGTGGACAGCGATTGTCGT